The following are from one region of the Paenibacillus bovis genome:
- a CDS encoding DeoR/GlpR family DNA-binding transcription regulator encodes MLTEERYNLIIERLQERGIVKLQELVDVLGASESTIRRDLIDLEGRQLLKRIHGGATLLNQKTQEPGMEEKTFTNVHEKSIIARLAAREIEDGECVYLDAGTTTLAMIPYIEAKDVTVVTNGLSHVEALVSKRIRSYLLGGMMKIHTKAVIGSMALQNIDNFRFDKCFLGANGVDADMGYTTPDPEEAMIKRRAHELAAHTYVLADSSKIGEVTFAKLLDLDDAVLITESVPEHSRPTIMNKTKIIEG; translated from the coding sequence ATGCTTACAGAGGAACGCTACAATCTGATTATAGAGCGCTTACAGGAACGTGGTATCGTCAAATTGCAGGAGCTTGTTGATGTACTTGGAGCTTCGGAATCAACGATACGACGCGATTTGATTGACCTGGAAGGACGCCAGCTGCTCAAGCGTATCCATGGGGGCGCCACACTGCTGAACCAAAAAACGCAGGAACCCGGCATGGAAGAAAAAACATTCACAAACGTTCACGAAAAGAGTATAATTGCCCGGTTGGCTGCTCGCGAGATTGAGGATGGCGAATGTGTCTATCTGGATGCAGGAACTACGACCCTGGCGATGATCCCTTATATTGAAGCCAAGGATGTGACAGTGGTAACTAACGGTCTGTCTCACGTCGAAGCGCTTGTCAGCAAGCGGATTCGCAGTTATCTGCTCGGCGGTATGATGAAGATTCATACCAAGGCAGTCATCGGCAGTATGGCTTTGCAAAATATAGATAACTTCCGGTTCGACAAATGTTTTCTGGGAGCGAACGGAGTAGACGCGGATATGGGCTACACAACGCCTGATCCGGAGGAAGCGATGATCAAGCGACGTGCTCATGAACTGGCCGCTCACACCTATGTGCTGGCCGACTCCAGCAAGATTGGCGAAGTTACATTTGCCAAGCTGCTGGATCTGGACGATGCCGTACTGATAACCGAATCGGTGCCGGAACATTCGCGTCCGACCATTATGAATAAAACTAAAATAATCGAGGGATGA
- the pfkB gene encoding 1-phosphofructokinase codes for MIYTVTLNPSIDYIVEVDELKLGDLNRMKRDLKLPGGKGINVSRILNQLGADNTAIGFLGGFTGRYIEDKLQQDSIKTDFVTIADDTRINVKLKHGDETEINGLGPAITAAEADQLVSKLSSLTKGDVLVLSGSVPPSLGSDFYDRLIEVCHQAGAEFVIDTTGKALLEALPHGPLLVKPNHHELAELFGVTISTREEIVTYGRKLLEAGAKNVLISMAGEGALFITAEEVYHANVPKGQVKNSVGAGDSMIGGFVGTLVLNGDPLEAFRTGVASGSATAFSDDLADRAKIDELLPQVSINNV; via the coding sequence ATGATATACACAGTGACACTTAACCCTTCTATCGATTACATCGTGGAAGTGGATGAACTCAAGCTCGGCGATTTGAACCGGATGAAGCGCGATCTGAAGCTTCCCGGCGGCAAAGGAATCAATGTATCCCGTATCCTGAACCAATTAGGTGCGGACAATACGGCAATCGGATTCCTGGGCGGATTCACCGGCCGTTATATTGAAGACAAGCTGCAGCAGGATTCTATCAAAACGGACTTCGTGACGATTGCCGATGATACACGGATCAATGTGAAGCTCAAGCACGGCGATGAAACCGAGATCAACGGTCTGGGTCCCGCTATTACAGCAGCAGAAGCTGATCAGCTGGTCAGCAAATTATCCAGTCTGACCAAAGGCGATGTACTCGTACTGTCCGGCAGCGTGCCGCCTTCACTTGGTAGCGATTTCTATGATCGACTGATCGAAGTGTGTCACCAGGCTGGCGCGGAATTTGTTATTGATACGACAGGCAAAGCGCTGCTGGAAGCTCTGCCACATGGTCCTTTGCTCGTAAAACCGAATCATCATGAGCTGGCCGAGCTGTTTGGCGTAACCATCAGCACACGCGAAGAGATCGTGACTTACGGACGCAAGCTGCTCGAAGCAGGCGCCAAAAACGTCCTGATTTCTATGGCAGGCGAGGGTGCTCTGTTTATCACAGCTGAGGAAGTCTACCATGCCAATGTTCCAAAAGGACAGGTGAAAAACTCGGTCGGTGCAGGAGATTCCATGATCGGCGGATTTGTTGGTACACTCGTGCTGAACGGTGATCCGCTGGAAGCTTTCCGTACGGGAGTAGCGTCGGGCAGTGCAACAGCATTCTCCGATGATCTGGCCGATCGTGCCAAGATTGATGAACTGCTGCCACAGGTAAGCATTAACAACGTCTAA
- a CDS encoding PTS fructose transporter subunit IIABC: MRITDLMIKEVMIMDLQAVTKEAAIDELIASLTSSGRINDPILFKEMILKREGESSTGIGGGIAMPHAKTKAVNEPTVVFAKSPRGVDYESLDGEPAHLFFMIAAPEGAANTHLRTLAALSKLLIDSDFIALLMNTQTPDEVAALFDQKQAEADAKEEAKKAAKAAREAEAAKANEQQKENTREQQANEMLTGNAASQPFVVAVTACPTGIAHTFMAEDALIKKAQEMGVEIRVETNGSEGAQNVLTEDEIRRASGVIVAADKKVEMDRFDGKPVLQRPVSDGIRKTEELITKAMKGDAPTYRSSGGKSSGEAGASQEKTSVGSKIYKDLMNGISHMLPFVVGGGILLAISFLIEQTAGENNPLFQLLQTIGGGEGAFFFLIPILAGFIAMSIGDRPALMPGMVGGLMAVHSNAGFLGGLAAGFLAGYVVIGLRKLLAGLPKAIDGLKPILLYPVLGLLITGTIMFYLFDPIFGGINTWLVDVLNNLGTGNAIILGLILGGMMSIDMGGPFNKAAYAFAIGVFTSSGNTNGLMMAAVMAGGMVPPLAIALSTTFFKNKFTEQERKSGVTNYVLGLSFITEGAIPFAAADPLRVLTSCIIGSAVAGGLTQFWHINLPAPHGGIFVAALANNGSGSNLVAAMLFLLAVIIGAVISALVLGIWKKSVQQKVAETKKTAA; the protein is encoded by the coding sequence ATGAGAATTACAGACCTGATGATCAAAGAGGTCATGATCATGGACCTTCAGGCGGTAACGAAGGAAGCGGCAATTGACGAGCTGATCGCCAGCCTGACTTCCAGCGGTCGCATTAACGATCCGATCCTGTTCAAAGAAATGATCCTGAAACGTGAAGGCGAGTCCAGCACCGGTATCGGCGGCGGAATCGCAATGCCGCATGCAAAGACCAAAGCAGTAAACGAACCAACAGTTGTTTTTGCCAAAAGTCCACGAGGTGTTGATTACGAATCACTGGATGGCGAACCGGCTCATCTGTTCTTTATGATTGCAGCTCCGGAAGGTGCAGCGAATACCCATCTGCGTACACTCGCAGCATTGTCCAAGCTGCTCATTGATAGCGATTTCATAGCATTGTTGATGAACACCCAGACACCGGATGAAGTCGCTGCCCTGTTTGATCAAAAGCAGGCAGAAGCCGATGCCAAGGAAGAAGCGAAAAAGGCAGCCAAAGCAGCCAGGGAAGCAGAAGCAGCCAAGGCCAATGAACAGCAAAAAGAAAACACACGCGAACAGCAGGCTAATGAGATGCTGACAGGCAATGCAGCAAGCCAGCCGTTCGTCGTAGCGGTTACGGCATGTCCTACCGGTATTGCGCATACCTTTATGGCAGAAGATGCACTAATCAAAAAAGCCCAGGAAATGGGCGTGGAAATACGCGTCGAAACCAACGGTTCCGAAGGTGCACAAAATGTACTGACCGAAGACGAAATTCGCCGCGCGAGTGGTGTTATCGTGGCAGCCGACAAGAAGGTCGAGATGGACCGCTTTGACGGTAAACCGGTACTGCAAAGACCAGTAAGCGACGGTATTCGTAAAACCGAAGAACTGATTACCAAAGCGATGAAAGGAGATGCTCCAACATATCGTAGCTCGGGTGGCAAGTCGTCGGGTGAAGCAGGAGCATCCCAGGAGAAAACAAGTGTAGGCAGCAAAATCTACAAAGATCTGATGAATGGTATCTCCCACATGCTGCCGTTCGTTGTCGGTGGCGGTATTCTGCTGGCGATCTCGTTCCTGATCGAGCAGACAGCCGGTGAGAACAATCCTCTCTTCCAACTGCTGCAGACAATCGGTGGTGGAGAAGGTGCATTCTTCTTCCTGATTCCGATCCTGGCCGGTTTTATTGCAATGAGTATTGGTGATCGTCCGGCACTGATGCCTGGTATGGTTGGCGGTCTGATGGCTGTTCACTCCAACGCCGGTTTCCTTGGTGGTCTGGCAGCCGGTTTCCTGGCTGGTTATGTAGTTATTGGTCTGCGCAAGCTGCTGGCCGGTCTACCCAAAGCGATTGACGGATTAAAACCGATTCTTCTATATCCTGTACTCGGTCTGTTGATTACCGGTACAATTATGTTCTATCTATTCGATCCGATCTTCGGCGGGATTAACACATGGCTCGTAGATGTACTGAACAACCTGGGAACCGGTAATGCAATTATTCTCGGTCTGATCCTGGGCGGCATGATGTCGATCGATATGGGTGGTCCTTTCAATAAGGCAGCCTATGCGTTTGCGATCGGTGTATTTACTTCCAGTGGCAATACAAATGGTCTGATGATGGCTGCTGTTATGGCAGGTGGTATGGTACCTCCACTGGCAATCGCATTGTCGACTACTTTCTTCAAAAACAAATTTACTGAACAAGAACGCAAGTCCGGTGTAACCAACTATGTACTCGGTCTGTCCTTCATCACCGAAGGTGCGATTCCATTCGCAGCAGCTGATCCGCTGCGTGTACTGACTTCATGTATTATTGGTTCTGCTGTAGCAGGTGGTCTGACGCAGTTCTGGCACATCAATCTGCCAGCTCCACACGGCGGTATTTTTGTAGCTGCTCTCGCGAACAACGGAAGCGGCAGCAACCTCGTAGCTGCAATGCTATTCCTGCTGGCAGTTATTATCGGTGCTGTGATCTCTGCACTGGTGCTGGGTATCTGGAAAAAATCAGTACAGCAAAAAGTAGCTGAAACCAAAAAAACAGCTGCATAA
- a CDS encoding LysR family transcriptional regulator: MNLHALRLFHTIAATGNVTRAAEQLNISQPAITVQIKKLEKELRLQLLQPMGRGITLTAAGKDIASMAARLFAVEQQIEQFCEQYEQGTTGQITLAATYLPSHFLLPGWLSRFKRQYEDVELTIHTTNSADALHMLTHVQVDLAIYGGVPERVNEWIDMEELFRDELWFVVAPDHPFADRHISLAEMMQQSFVMREQGSSTRERLLSLCRTYNLPAPRITLQFNGLHEAIEAVIAGYGANFVSSVIVRERVKRGELCRVYVDDVQLYNTIAVCTRSQEPLSAAARHFIELVREHPF, from the coding sequence ATGAATCTGCATGCACTTCGTTTATTCCATACTATCGCAGCTACCGGTAATGTGACCCGCGCTGCTGAGCAGCTCAATATTAGTCAGCCTGCAATTACCGTTCAGATTAAAAAGCTGGAAAAAGAACTCCGCCTTCAGCTGCTGCAGCCGATGGGTCGCGGAATTACTCTAACAGCTGCCGGAAAAGATATTGCCAGTATGGCGGCGCGGCTGTTTGCAGTGGAGCAGCAGATCGAGCAGTTTTGCGAGCAGTACGAACAGGGGACCACCGGACAGATTACTCTGGCAGCGACTTATCTGCCCTCGCACTTTCTGCTGCCGGGCTGGCTGTCCCGTTTCAAACGGCAGTATGAAGATGTAGAATTGACCATTCATACGACCAACTCGGCCGATGCCCTGCATATGCTGACCCATGTGCAGGTTGATCTGGCGATCTACGGCGGTGTACCGGAACGTGTCAATGAATGGATTGATATGGAGGAGCTTTTTCGGGATGAGCTGTGGTTTGTCGTGGCACCGGATCATCCGTTTGCCGATCGGCATATTTCACTGGCCGAGATGATGCAGCAGTCTTTTGTGATGCGGGAGCAGGGCAGCTCTACACGTGAGCGTCTGCTGTCCCTGTGCCGCACCTATAATCTTCCAGCACCACGTATTACACTGCAGTTCAATGGACTACATGAAGCGATTGAAGCGGTTATTGCCGGGTATGGAGCCAATTTTGTCTCTTCCGTGATTGTGCGGGAGAGAGTCAAACGCGGCGAACTATGCCGTGTATATGTAGATGACGTTCAACTATATAATACGATTGCTGTCTGCACACGCAGTCAGGAGCCGCTTTCTGCGGCAGCCCGCCATTTTATCGAACTGGTTCGGGAACATCCTTTTTAA
- a CDS encoding O-methyltransferase, with product MSIGYSTDHEQQWSEVDHYVEQKLIPTDPVMQEVLDNNHQADLPPFDVSPVQGQFLQLLIRMSGARRILEIGTLGGYSTIWMARALPTDGRIVTLELDQHHADTARANFELAGVTPQIELRQGDALEQLAWLEEEQVEPFDFIFIDADKPNNPHYLKWALHFSRRGTVIFSDNVIREGEIINRHSSDPRIKGVRTFYDMLADEPRITATAIQTLGSKGYDGFMIGIVNEDVQTPVADLE from the coding sequence ATGAGTATTGGATATTCGACAGATCATGAACAACAGTGGAGCGAAGTAGACCATTATGTAGAGCAGAAATTGATTCCCACCGATCCGGTGATGCAGGAGGTACTGGACAATAATCATCAGGCAGATTTGCCGCCATTTGATGTGTCTCCGGTTCAGGGTCAGTTTTTGCAGCTACTGATTCGCATGTCCGGCGCACGTCGTATACTGGAGATTGGCACACTGGGTGGGTACAGCACGATCTGGATGGCGCGTGCACTGCCGACAGACGGTAGAATTGTCACCCTGGAACTGGATCAGCATCATGCCGATACAGCGCGGGCCAATTTTGAGCTTGCCGGTGTTACCCCGCAGATCGAGCTGAGACAGGGAGATGCGCTGGAGCAGCTGGCCTGGCTGGAGGAGGAACAGGTAGAGCCGTTTGATTTTATTTTCATCGATGCGGACAAACCGAATAATCCCCATTATCTGAAATGGGCACTGCACTTTTCCCGGCGGGGTACAGTTATTTTTAGCGACAATGTGATTCGTGAAGGAGAAATTATCAACCGTCACAGCAGTGATCCGCGTATCAAAGGGGTACGGACATTTTATGATATGCTGGCAGACGAACCGCGTATTACCGCTACAGCTATACAGACGCTAGGCAGCAAGGGTTATGACGGATTTATGATTGGGATTGTTAATGAAGATGTGCAGACACCAGTAGCAGATCTTGAATAG
- a CDS encoding 50S ribosomal protein L25, with amino-acid sequence MSNLIELSTRTHEQKSQNKNLRKEGKIPAIVYGKEFGSRSVSVGEKALLLAIKENGHAILNASIPEIGNKPVVIQNIQRDALTNKIIHIDFHQLNMNAAMDSMVTIHFVGEPAGVKAGGSLQTELYEIETRCMPDKLLSAFEVDISGMEIGDSLLVSDLQLHEGVEVLSEPTAVMIRVAPQVQATEETTEEPTA; translated from the coding sequence TTGAGTAATCTAATCGAACTAAGCACACGCACACATGAACAGAAATCCCAGAACAAAAACCTGAGAAAAGAAGGAAAAATCCCGGCGATCGTATACGGTAAAGAATTTGGCAGTCGTTCTGTGAGTGTTGGCGAAAAAGCTCTGCTGCTTGCGATCAAGGAAAATGGACATGCTATTCTGAACGCCAGTATTCCTGAGATTGGCAACAAACCAGTTGTCATTCAGAATATCCAGCGGGATGCTTTGACTAATAAAATTATCCATATTGACTTCCATCAGTTGAATATGAATGCTGCCATGGATTCTATGGTTACTATTCATTTCGTCGGCGAACCAGCAGGCGTCAAAGCCGGCGGAAGTCTGCAAACGGAATTGTATGAAATCGAAACGCGTTGCATGCCCGACAAACTTCTTAGCGCCTTTGAAGTGGACATCAGTGGTATGGAGATTGGTGATAGCTTGCTCGTATCCGATCTGCAGCTTCATGAAGGCGTGGAGGTTCTATCTGAGCCTACAGCCGTTATGATTCGTGTAGCTCCACAGGTACAGGCAACTGAAGAAACGACCGAAGAGCCTACGGCATAA